The genomic window TGGTGTTGCGCAGCGGCGATGAAATCAAGACCGGCAAAAACGGCCGCGCGGAACTGGTGCTGGACAACCGCAGCGTCCTGCGCCTGGATGCCAATTCCCATTTGCGCATTGCGGCGTTGCAGCATGCCGGCACCTATCAAGCCAGGTTTGCATTTGCTGTCGGCTCGCTGTGGACCCGCATCACCAAATTGTTGCAGCAGAAGCCGCAAATCGAGGTCGAGTTTCCCACGGCGATTGCCGGGGTGCAGGGCACCACATATCGCACGGTGGTCGCGCCGGACAGCGCCACCACCGTGCGGGTATATGACGGCGCCGTCGAAGTGCGCAACAGTCCGGCCGCCGGCCGCCGCGGCCCGCCGCAACGCATCGGCCCGCCGCAGCAGGTACCGGGGCCCGCACAAGTATCACTCGACACCTGGATCAAACTCGTGCGTGCTTACCAGGAAATTCACATTGCCAAAAACGGCAGACCTTCGGATCCACGCGCGTTTCGCGACCAGGGCGCGGAGCTGGATTGGGTGCACTGGAATCAACAGCGTGACCGCGAGCTCGATACCGAGCCGTGATTTCTTCGGAAAAGGCATGTTTCCGGCCACGCCAAGTTTGTCATCCCCGAAGAGGCAGAACACGCCGGGAGGTGCCTTCTGCAAAAACACCATGCATTCCGCCGTGCGCCGGTGAATTCATGACAGCTCAGCCAAGCTGTGGCCGTGGCCTGCATTTGCCCCCACTGGTGAAGCTTCATGCCGCGGCCCAGCCGTGGCAGATCCTGTGTGGTGAGCTGTCACGGGAGATCACATCTGCGGGCGGAACGCGATTGCCAAACGTTGCAATGCAGCGGCAGAATCTTTTGGCCATGCCTTGTCACCGTTCCGAGGGGAATGGTGATGCCTGCTTCTCCGGTTTATGATGACCAAACCATCGCTTCGCCCCTCTCTTTCACTCATTGTCCCCAGTGTGCTGTTGTTGCTCGCCGCACTGCTACACCTGCGCCTGTTGCCGTTGTCAAACACACTGGAATGGTTCGAGCGCCAGAATCTCGATCTCTGCTTTCGGTTGCGCGGCCCCCTGCCTGCCGATTCGAGTGTGGTGCTGGTGACCATCGATGATGCCAGTCTCATGCGCGTGGGTGCCTGGCCGTGGCCGCGGCATACACTTGCCAGATTGCTGCAAAACATACTCGCGGCGCAACCGCGGCTGGTGGTTTTGGATGTCATTCTGCCGGCGCGGCCGGAGGAGGCCGCCGGCACTGCGGAACTGGCGCGGGTGATGCGCGACAGCCGCATGCAAGGCGGTGCCGGCGTGATTCTGCCCTATTACTTCTCCCGGATCAGCCGGCAGCCGGTGCCCGACAGTGAGCCACCACCCGCCCCCGTCGCCGCCAGCGCCCTCATCCTGTTCGATGCGCCGCCGCAGGAGGTGGCCCGGCTGCCGTGGTTGCATGCCGCCGGTCTCAATCATGCCTCGCTGGATTTGCTCTCTGCCAGCCTGCCGGGCGGCCACATCAATCTCATCAGCACGGAAGCCGGTGGCGGCGAGGTGGTGCGCTGGGAGGCACAGATCGTGCGATATGGCGGGTACTATCTGCCCGCCCTGCCGTTGCAGATTGCAGCGCAGGCGGAACAACTCACGCGCGGCCAAATTCGTTTGCAAGCCGGACAAGGGATTCAACTCGGCGAGCGGTTCATTCCCACTGATCGCGCCGGCTGCACGCTCATCAACTATTATGGCCCGGCGGGTAGATTTCGTCAAATTTCTGCGGTGGAGTTTTTGCAGGGCCGGGCGCCGGCACTCGCGGGCAAAATCGTTTTGGTGGGGGTCACGGCTGCCGGCACACAGGATTTTCTGGCTTCGCCCTTTGCCAGCCGGCTGCCGGGTGTGGAAAAACTCGCCACCTCCACCGCCAACATTTTGCGGCAGGAGATGCTGCAGCGACCGGATTATTTGGTGGCAGTGGAAATCCTGCTGATGTTTGCCGCCGGCATGCTGGCCTTCTGGGGTTGCCGGCGTTGGCCGCAGACCCCGGGCGCTGTCCTGCTGGCGGGGTTGGCGTTGCTGCTGTGGGTGCTTGGCTTTGCCGCTTTTGCAGGCGGCAGACTGTGGTTGCACAGCCTTGGCTTGGCGCTGGCGCCGGTTCTGACAGGCGGCAGTACGCTGCTGCTGGCAGAAAAGAAGAAAGGCCCGGCCGCATCTCCGGTGGTCCCATCACCCTCGACCGCGGTGACCGAGGTGATTACCGACCGCGGCGGGTTGCGCCGCCTCGGCCGATTCGAAATTATCGCCGAGGCCGGGGCGGGCGCGATGGGGAAAATTTATGCGGCGATCGATCCCACCATCGGCCGCAAAGTCGCGATCAAGATTCTGCATCCGATGCCCGGTCTCTCCCCCGCCGGCCGGCAGCGAATGCGTGAGCGTTTTTTGCGCGAGGCGCGCGCCGCCGGCAGTTTGAATCATCCCAACATCGTCACCATTCACCAGGCGGATGAAGCGGCCGGCCATTTCTTCATTGTCATGGAATTTCTCGAAGGCGAGCCGCTCGACGAAATGCTTGAACAGCAGGCACCGCTGCCGCTGCCGCGCCTGCACCGTCTGACGACGCAGGTCGCCAGCGCCCTGGATTATGCCCACAGTCGCGGCGTGGTGCATCGCGACATCAAACCTTCGAATTTGATGATCCTGGCCGGCGACACGGTGAAGATTTTGGATTTTGGCATCGCCCATCTCGCCCAGTCGACGCTGACCCAGGAGGGTGCGGTGTTGGGCACGCCCTGTTACATGTCGCCGGAGCAATTGCGCGGAGAGAAGATCGACGGTCGCGCCGATGTCTTTTCACTGGCGGCAGTGGTTTATGAGATGGCCACCCGGCAACGGCCGTTTGCCGGGGATAACGTCGCGGCGATTTCCACCCAGATTCTTGCAGGCCGGCTGACCCGGCCCACGACCCTCAACCCCAGACTGCCGGCGGCGTTCGATGAAATCCTGCTGCAGGCACTCCATCCTGATCGGGAACGGCGTTACGCCACTGCCGGCGCTTTTGCCGCGGCATTGCAGCGCTTGTTGTGATTGCAGCAGGATGGCGGCAGAAGCAGGGCGGGCGTGAAGATTTTGCAGAGCAGGCCCCGGCCTGCACCGTTTTGCCGGCAGGTTCGCAGCCCGCGCCGCGAGATGGGCGCGGCCAACCCGGTGTCGAGGCAAAACGGCACAGCGTGGACGGGAGAAACATGGCCGCCCCCCGTTTGTTGCGCACACGGATTCATCCGCGCCGGCGGGCGGCGGGACAGCAGGCCGTTGCATTGAACTTCAAGAGTGTGAAGAATGACCCCGCAACACAAAATCATCCTCGGTGATGCCCGTGCCATGACCGAGCTGGCGAATACCTCCGTCCATCTCATCATCACCTCCCCGCCGTACTGGCAGCTCAAGGATTACGGCCATGCCGGTCAAATCGGCTTCAACGACAGTTACGAGGAGTATATCAACCATCTCAACCTTGTCTGGCAGGAATGCCACCGTGTTCTGCATCCCGGCTGCCGGCTGTGCATCAACATCGGCGATCAGTTCGCGCGTGCGGCCTATTACGGCCGCTACAAGATCATTCCCATCCGCACCGAGATCATCAAATTTTGCGAGACCATCGGTTTCGACTACATGGGCGCGATCATCTGGCAAAAGGTGACCACCACCAACACCAGCGGCGGTGCGACCATCATGGGGTCGTTTCCCCATCCGCGCAACGGCATCGTCAAGCTCGATTACGAGTTCATTCTGCTGTTCAAGAAACCCGGCACAGCACCCAAGCCGGCACCGGCGCAAAAGGAAGGCGCGGCGATGACCACGGAGGAATGGAACGAGTATTTTCACGGCCACTGGAATTTTCCCGGCGAGAAGCAGAATCAGCATCTCGCAGCGTTTCCGGTGGAGCTGCCGCGGCGCCTGATTCGCATGTTCTCCTTCCCCGGCGAGACCGTGCTCGATCCCTTCCTGGGCAGCGGCACCACCGTGGTGGCGGCGCAGGCTTTGGGCCGCAACGCGATTGGATACGAAATCAACCGCGCCTTTCTGCCGGTCATCAAAAACCGGCTCGGCCTCGTGGAAGACAGCCTGTTCGGCGCCGCAATCGCGCCCGACGTGCAGATCATCGAACAGCCGCCTCGCCGCATCGACTTCCATGCCGAGATTGCAAAGCTGCCCTACATTTTCCGCGACCGGGTGAGGTTCGACCGGAAAGTCGATCCGCGCCGGCGGCATTTCGGCTCAAAAATCAGCGGCCGCGAGCAGGAAGAGATCACATATTACTCGGTGGCGCGCGTCGAAGCGCCGCATTTGCTCGAGCTCAGCGGCGGCCTCAAAATCCGCCTGCTGGGGATCAAGCCGCTTCCCGAAAGAGAACGCGCCGCAATCGAATTCATGCAGAAGCTGGTCGCCGGCCAGAAGGTGTTCTTGAAATTCGATCAGCCGGAATATGACGAAAACAACCGGCGCTGGGCCTATCTTTATTTGAAGAACAAAACCTTCATCAACATGCACCTGCTCAAGAGAGGGCTGGCAGAGGTGGACACCACGCAGGAATTTCGCGTCAAACAGCGCATGTTGCAGGTGGCGGGGTCACAAACCTGACCGGGCGCCTCCGCAGCCTCCGGCATGCGATCTGATGCGGCTGTTTATCCCATCCGGGTGGGTGTTCCCTGCTTCCGCCGGCTCCCCTCGTTTCGCCAGACACAACAACGACAAGCCCAGCGGCGCGGAATGTCGCCGCAGCCAGAACCGTTCAGCCGCAAAGATGGCTTCGAGACAGCGGTTGGCGGAACACAGTTTTTCAAAATCGGAGCGCGGCGGCTGCCGCCGTGCGGGCAGGGCTTTTTGCAGCAGCCGCAAGCCGGCGATGGGGAGAAAGAGCAGGCTGTTGTAATAGGAAAGGCGGAACGGCTGCAGGCGGGTGACTTGCAGCAGCCGCCGCAGGTGGGTTTTGTTGTAGCGCCGGCGGTGCTGGTTGATCTCGTCGTGCTCGCTCCAGAGCCACATGAACGCGGGCACGGTGATCACCACCAGGCCATGCGGCTGGAGCCAGCGCAAGTAATGCGCCAGGGTGGCGGCATCATCATCGACATGTTCCAGGACATCGAAGAAGGTGAGCACATCATAGCGGGTCTGCTGCCAGGCGGGATCACTGTCGAGGAAAACCCGATGGTGGCCGCGTTGCCGGCAGAGGGTGACGGCCTGCGACGAAATCTCGACGCCGGTCACGGCACCGAATTCGCGCAGCATTGGCAGCATGGCACCGGTGCCGCAGCCCACGTCCAACAGAGCCAGCCCGGCGGGACGTGACCGGGTCTGCCGGTCGCAAAGGTGCTCGGCGAGCAGCGTGCGCATGATGCGATTGCGCGCCTGAAACCACCAGTGCGAGTCTTGCACCTCGTTGAACAGGAGATAGTGCCGGTCTTCCATGGCGGGGGCGGGGGTGGACGAGGCGCAGCCGGCCGGGCTCATGTGCCGCGGCAGCCGGTGAACGGCTTCAGCCTTCGATTTCGACCAGCAGTTGAATTTCGCGCAACACGCCGGCGATGCGAAAACACTCGGCGAATTCGCCGTCATAGGCGATGGCCTTGCCGCGGGTGTGCGCCTCATAGGCGATTTTTTCAGCGTGCTGCTGGCTGCATGCCAGCGCCTTTTGCAACTGCAGAATGACTTCGTCGAAGGTGTGAACGTCGTCGTTGTAGAGAATCACCTTCCAGGGTTCGCCGATGCGGGAGCCGGTGTCATCTTCGACAACGGTTTCTTCATCGGCAACGGGAGTGGGAAGCCCCAGCCAGAGGCGCCATCGGGACTCCAGCCGGGGAGACAAGACAGCGCGACTGCTCATACGACTCCATTTTCGTTTGCCAGCGCGGCAATAATGCGCCGGTTCGCGGTGGAGAAGGCATATTGGTGCAGGTCACCAGGCGCCACCCATTTCCAGCGCTGGCAGGCCAGCGCCTGCGGCTGACCGCGCAGGTAAGCGCAATGGTAGACGTGCAGGGTTGCCCGAAAATGGGTGTAGCCATGCTCGATCGTCATCAGGCTTTTGCCGACTTTGACCTCGATGACCAACTGCCGGCGCAGCGCACGCCGGAGCGCGGTGGCATGCCGCTCACCCTGCTGCAGCGCGGTATTGGGGAACTCCCATAATCCGCCGAGCAGGCCGCGGGCAGGGCGCTGATTGATGAGCACCCGGCCACGCTTCCACACCAGCGCCACAGCCAGGTGATGATGCGGCAGCGGCGGCTTGCGGCGGCGCGCCGGCAATTGCGCCGGGTCATGCAGATGATTGTAGGCACAACAGTAGTTCTTTGCGGGACATTGCCCGCAGGCCGGGCGGCGCGGGGTGCACACCAACGCCCCCAACTCCATCATGGCCTGGTTCCAGTCACGCGCCCGGCCGGCTTTGAGCAGCGCTTGTGCCAGGGCACGAAAAAGTTTTTTGCCCGGTGGTTCGCGCGGGGGCAGTGTCACCTGAAACAGCCGGCTGAGTACGCGCTCGACATTGCCATCCACCACGGCCTGATCGCGGTTGAAGGCGATGCTGGCAATCGCCGCCGCCGTGTAAGGTCCGATGCCCGGAATCTGCAGCAGCCCGTCATAGTCGCGCGGCAGTTCACCCTGCCAGGCTTCATGAACATATTGTGCCGCCCGGTGCAGATGACGGGCGCGCGCATAATAACCCATGCCCTCCCACGCCTTGAGCACATCGTCAAGCGGGGCCCGTGCCAGCGCTGTCAGCGTGGGGAAGCGCTGCAAAAACGGGTCGTAGTAGGCCACGACCTTGGCGGTTTGCGTTTGCTGGAGCATCACTTCCGCGACCCAGATGGCGTAGGGGTCGCGTTGCCGGCGCCAGGGCAGATCACGCTGTGCCGCCGCGTACCAGTGGAGCAGCTTGTGTTGCAACGCCCGGCGTCGAGCAGGCGGGATGCGATCCAGGTGGACATGTAAATCGGGAATCGTGCGTGGCATCGTTTTTCCGCGGGCGAATGTAAGGCCGGACGGTGAGATTCGCAACTTGAAATTTGGCAGCCGGCCCGCCGGAAAAATTTCCAGAGAAAGAAAAGCAGTTGATACCGGCGGGTGAATTTTGTATATTGGCGCGCTTTCAAAATCACGTGATCACCCTTCAGCCATTCCAGCGCTTTCTTGTGGAATGGCTTTGCTTTATCCTGCGCGGGCAATCTCAACCATCAGACGGCGCCGTCTCACCCTGTTCAAGGAGCTCTCAGTCATGAAGCAGTACTATTTCACCGAAGCCGGCTACGAAAAACTGCGCAAGGAAATCGAGCGCATCGAAAAATATCTGAAGAACGACATCGCCAGGGAAATTGCAACTGCGCGCGAGCACGGCGATCTGCGCGAAAATGCCGAATACGAGTCCGCCAAGAACAAACAGGCCAACTACATGGCCAAGCTCGGCATGCTGCAGGAACGCTTTCAGAATGCGCGCATCATCCGCAAGGGCGACCTGCCGGAGGGCATTGTCACGCTGGGCAAGATGGTCACGATTGTCGACACCGCCACCAAAGAAACGGAAAAGTACATCATCCTCGGTGACGGGGAGACCGATTTGGAAAAAAACATCATCAGTTATCAATCACCGATTGCCCAGGCTTTGATGAAGCACAAGGTGGGTGACCTCGTCGAGATCAAACTGCCCCGCCGCATCAAGAAGGTCGAAATCGTGGCAATCACATTCTACGAAGATATGTAAGCGCGGCCGTGCCGGCCACCAGCGCATTTCTATTCCCACCGTTCCGGGTCGAGTTTGTCTTCCCTCTCCTGCCGCCACTCCTGCAGCCTGTGCCACACCCGCGCGATGAGGGAATCGGCGCGGTGCCCGGCGTTCTCCCAATAGAACAGCTCCAGTGCCGCCATGCCGGCACACGGCCGCACAATGACCCAATCCCATCCCCCGCCCAATCGCACGCCGTCACTGATGCCCGTCACTTGTTCTGCGAAATGTTCGAGCAGCCGGCGCATCAGGCCGGCTTTGAGCCCGGCCGGGCAGGAAAAGAATTGCCGGCCCAGGGCACCCGCCTGCCAATCGGCCGGCGCCAGGGAAGCGAGACGCGGCAGCACCCGGGCGAGCGTCAGCAGGGCATCCGGCTGGGCTTGCCAGGCGGAATCAATGATGCCGCCACGGCCATCAAAACCAAACCAGGATGCCAGGCCCTTCATGCGGGCAAACTCCGCAAAGCGCGGCTGCACACCCGCAAGCGTCAACACCCCCCGGCGGGCGGGCATGGTGCCGGCCAGCGCAGCCATCAGCCAGTTGAAAATCTGGACGGCAGAACCATCCTGCTGTTGCAGCATCAGGCTGAACAGCATATCGCTCACCGGCCGGCCGGTGTGTGCCTCACGCAACCGCAGCCGCTCACCGTTTCCGTTCAGCGAGAAACACCACTCCTCCTGCCGGTTGCACACGGTGTCGGGCCCTGCTGCCGGCTCATCCACCACGACGGCCAGCGGCCAGGCAAATACTTCTGCGAAGTGTGCGGCGAGCTGCGCCAGTCCGGCATCGCCGACATGAACGTGTGCGGCGGGTATTTCTGCGGATGATAGGGCGAGAAAGCCGGCCAGCGCGTTGAGATAGGTGCAGCGCACCTGTGCCGCATTCAGGTCTTCGTGCCGGCCAGCGCCCTGCGAAAGGGAGATTTCTTCGAACTCGAGGGCGCAGGTGGCGGCTGCCGAAAAATTGTGGCCTTGCTGGTCCAGCAGAATCAGTCGCTGCAGATTTGCCTCTCCAATCTTGCCGAGATAAACGCCGCCGGCACACTGGCGGGAGAGCAGTGCGTGCCGCGCCAGCGGGACGCTGGCTGGTTGCAACAAAGCCACTTCGCACCCGGCTGCAGTGAGCCCTTCCAGCAGCGGCGTGATTTCCGCTGCCGACCCCATTTCCGGTGACGCCGCCAGCAGAATCCTGGCGCGCCCGCCCCCGGCATGCGCCGGCCCTGCTGGCACGGCAACACGGCCCCGGCGGCGCTGTTGTGCAGCGAAAGCCCTGCCCAGCCAGTTCAGGAATTCCGCGCTGAAATGGGCTGCCACCACCTCCCCGCCGTCGATGAAGCGTCGCAAATAGCCGATGGGCAGCACACGCTGCGTGGGCACGATTTGCCCGGCGGCCACGCGCTGCCGCGGCGGCACGATGCCATTGGCTTGAATGACAGCATGTGCCTCAATCTGCGCGCTCTCGCCGATCAGGCTGTTCGGCAGGAGCCGGGCGGCCGGGCCGATGTGCGCATGGTCCATCACGATCGCGGAATCAATGGTCGCTTCTTCACCCACGCTCACATGCTCGAGCAGCACGCTGCGGGTGATGCGGGCATGCGGTGCAATCTGGCAGCCGCGATGGATGACAGATTGTGACAGCAGGGCGGTGCCGGCGATGTGACTCCGCCCGTCCCGGGTGAGTATGCCGCGTTGATGGCGGTGGCTGCCGGCTTCCGCGCGCGTCAGGAACGCGGCCGGCAGTCTGCCATCGAGAAATTCCAAATTGGCCAGGCGCAGGTCCTCCGGCGTGCCGACATCACGCCAGTAGCCGTAAATGGGGAAGCCGTAGAGCGGCGCGGCTTTGGCGGCAAGTGGTGGAAAGACGTGTTTTTCGAAGTGGACCGGCTCGCTGGATTCCGGGATGTGGTCGAGCAATTCCGGCTCGATGAGGTAAACGCCGGCGTTCACCCAGTCGCTGAACACTTCCGGCCAGGTGGGTTTTTCGAGAAATTGCAGGATGCGGCCGTCGGGCTGGCGCCGCACGATGCCAAAGGACAACGGGGTGGATTGCGGATACAGGGCGATGGTTGCCAGGCTGCGTTTGCTGCGATGAAACTCCAGCATGGCTGCCAGCGGCGCTTCGGCGAGAATATCGGCGGCGTGAATCAGGCAGGTTTCCCGCACCTGCTCGCGGATGAAACGCACACTGCCGGCGGTGCTGAGATCCCTTTCGAGGATGACATACTCGAAGGTGGCGTCGTAGGCTTCGCCGGTGCCGAGCCGGGCGGGGAAGGCCTCCGGCCGGTAATGCAGCAGAAAGAGAAAGTCCCGAATGTTCTGCCGGCGCAGGGCCAGAATAATGCGGGCAACAATGGGAAGATCACCAATGGGCAACAGCGGCTTTGGGCGGGTGAGGGTGAGGGGGTGCAAGCGTGTCCCCAGGCCTCCGGCAAGTAGAATCGCTTTCACGGCAGTCTGTTGTCGTTCGTGTGAGAAATTCAGTGGCAAAGAGGCAATCCGGCAAAACCATGGTGTGCAGGGGAATCATACTCGGTTCCGAGCGTGAAAACGGTTCGGGGTCCTGATCAATTCCAACAGCCTGGTTTAATTGAATCCGATTGTCTCGCCGTCCTTTACGCAATCAGTATGGTAGCTGCTCTCCGAGCTTTGCGGATGAATGATGCAGTTGCAGCCAATCGTCACGTTGGCGGGCACCCTCGCCAGCTTGCCCACCACCGTCAGGCCTTCGCGGAGATGGTCGGGGAAGCGGCGGTTGGGCCGGGTGCGATCGCCAAAACCGACACGGCAACCCCGGCGGAAATGGGTGAGCTTGTCGGCAATCACGAAGGAAAGCGCCGCCTCCGGCTCGATGACGCTGTCATGCATGACCACCGAATCGCTCACCACCGCCCCGCGGCCCACGCGCACGCCGGGCGAGAGCACGCTGTTGCGCACTTCGCCTTCGATGACACAGCCCTGCGAGATGATGCTGTTGCTGACTTTCGCGCCGCGCAGGAGGCGGGTGGGCGGCCGGTCGCCGGCACGGCCCTCTTCTTCGAGATTGGTATAGACCTTCCAGCGCGGCAGATCGAGGCCGGAGCCGGGCCGCAGCAGATCCATGTTGGCATCCCAATAAGCGAGCAGGGTGCCGACGTCGCGCCAGTAACCGCTGAAGGGGTAGGCGCAAACGGTGTGCGTCTGGATGACTTCAGTGATGATGTGCTTGCCGAAGTCATGCTCCGGAATGGTGCGCAGGCAGTGATAGAGAAAATCGGTGTTGAAGACATAAACGCCCATGGAGGCGAGATTGCTGCGCGCCTGTTTCGGCTTTTCCTCCCAGGTGAGGATGCGATCGTGGTCATCCACGGTGGCGATGCCGAAATGGCGGGTTGCCTCCCACGGCACGCGCATCATGGCGATGGTGAGCTCCGCGCCGCGATCTCTGTGAAAGTCGACCATCCGGCTGTAGTCCATGTGGTAGATGTGGTCGCCGGAGAGAATGAGCACCTGCGCGGCATCGAAGTTGCGAATGTAGTCGAGATTCTGCCGGATGGCATCGGCGGTGCCCTTGTACCAGTCGGAATCCTTTTCGCCGGTGCGCGGCGGCAGAATTTTGGCGCCGCGCATGCGGCCGACGAAATCCCACGGCTCACCGCCGCCAATGTGCTCCATCAGCGAGAGCGGTTTGTACTGCGTCAGCACGCCGACATTGACGATGCCGGAATTGCGGGCGTTGCTCAGGGTGAAGTCGATGATGCGATACAGGCCACCAAAGGGCACGGCAGGCTTGGCGCGCGCATGTGCCAGGATGTTGAGCCGGCTGCCCACCCCGCCGGCGAGCAGCATGGCCAGAGTCCTTTTCATGAGATCGACACTCCTGATTCATACCTGCGCTGCCGAAACCTGGCTGGCGTCAGACCGGGATGCACGATGCAGTTCGAGCCGATCCTGCAGCGCTCCGGAACATGGGCGCCGCGCCCGATCAGAGTGATGCCGCTGCGCAAAAGCCGGGGATACTCCTCATTGGCAAGCGTCGGGTCGCCATGGCCGATTTCACATTCCGCCGCCAGGCAAGCCTCGCTGTCCGCAATCACCTTGTGCAACCGGCAGCCGGCGGCAACCCTGGTGTCGAACATCAGGATCGAATCCTCCACCAGCACGTTTTCGCCGATCTCCACTCCGGGAAAGAGAATGCTGTTCTTCACCGTGCCGTGGATGCGGCAGCCGCTGTAGATCAGGGAATTCTCGATTTGGGCCGTGCTGCCGAGATGGGCCGGCGGCCGATCGCGCACCGCATCGTGTGCGAGATTGGTGCGCACCTGCCATTTCTCGGGATCGATCCGGGGATGCTCGCCGAGCATGTCCATGCTGGTCTGCCAGTATTCATCAATGGTGCGGGTGTAGCCCCAATAGCCCTCATTGCAATAGCCATAGACGCGGTGGCTTTTCACCATCTCCGGGATGATGTGACGGCCGAACTCGAACCCCCTGGGGTCCCCGGAAAGGTGCTGTTCCAGCACTTCCGCCAGCACTTTGGTGGAAAAGAGATAAATCGTGAGCGAGGCCCAGTAGCGTTCCTCCGGCCAGTCGGGAGGCGTCTCCGGCTTCTCGAGATATTCCAGCAGTCGGCCGCCGCGCCGGCCCGCTGCCAGGTCCAGCCGGCCCAGGCCGAAGCGCGAGGCTTGCGCACGCTCCGTCTGCGTGAAGGCGATGGTCAAATCCGCATGATGTTCGAGATGGAAATCGATGAGCGGGTTGTAATTCATCGAATAGACGTGATCGCCGGAG from candidate division KSB1 bacterium includes these protein-coding regions:
- a CDS encoding sugar phosphate nucleotidyltransferase; protein product: MKRTLAMLLAGGVGSRLNILAHARAKPAVPFGGLYRIIDFTLSNARNSGIVNVGVLTQYKPLSLMEHIGGGEPWDFVGRMRGAKILPPRTGEKDSDWYKGTADAIRQNLDYIRNFDAAQVLILSGDHIYHMDYSRMVDFHRDRGAELTIAMMRVPWEATRHFGIATVDDHDRILTWEEKPKQARSNLASMGVYVFNTDFLYHCLRTIPEHDFGKHIITEVIQTHTVCAYPFSGYWRDVGTLLAYWDANMDLLRPGSGLDLPRWKVYTNLEEEGRAGDRPPTRLLRGAKVSNSIISQGCVIEGEVRNSVLSPGVRVGRGAVVSDSVVMHDSVIEPEAALSFVIADKLTHFRRGCRVGFGDRTRPNRRFPDHLREGLTVVGKLARVPANVTIGCNCIIHPQSSESSYHTDCVKDGETIGFN
- a CDS encoding glucose-1-phosphate adenylyltransferase; this translates as MRKKILAMILAGGRGDELSVLTQMRPKAAVPFGGLYRVIDFPMSNLMHSGIENVGILSQYRSHSLINHIGNGASWEMVGRERSVTILPPFKQHLSSEWYRGSADAVYQNLGFIRVHHPDLVLVLSGDHVYSMNYNPLIDFHLEHHADLTIAFTQTERAQASRFGLGRLDLAAGRRGGRLLEYLEKPETPPDWPEERYWASLTIYLFSTKVLAEVLEQHLSGDPRGFEFGRHIIPEMVKSHRVYGYCNEGYWGYTRTIDEYWQTSMDMLGEHPRIDPEKWQVRTNLAHDAVRDRPPAHLGSTAQIENSLIYSGCRIHGTVKNSILFPGVEIGENVLVEDSILMFDTRVAAGCRLHKVIADSEACLAAECEIGHGDPTLANEEYPRLLRSGITLIGRGAHVPERCRIGSNCIVHPGLTPARFRQRRYESGVSIS
- a CDS encoding sugar phosphate nucleotidyltransferase, which codes for MKAILLAGGLGTRLHPLTLTRPKPLLPIGDLPIVARIILALRRQNIRDFLFLLHYRPEAFPARLGTGEAYDATFEYVILERDLSTAGSVRFIREQVRETCLIHAADILAEAPLAAMLEFHRSKRSLATIALYPQSTPLSFGIVRRQPDGRILQFLEKPTWPEVFSDWVNAGVYLIEPELLDHIPESSEPVHFEKHVFPPLAAKAAPLYGFPIYGYWRDVGTPEDLRLANLEFLDGRLPAAFLTRAEAGSHRHQRGILTRDGRSHIAGTALLSQSVIHRGCQIAPHARITRSVLLEHVSVGEEATIDSAIVMDHAHIGPAARLLPNSLIGESAQIEAHAVIQANGIVPPRQRVAAGQIVPTQRVLPIGYLRRFIDGGEVVAAHFSAEFLNWLGRAFAAQQRRRGRVAVPAGPAHAGGGRARILLAASPEMGSAAEITPLLEGLTAAGCEVALLQPASVPLARHALLSRQCAGGVYLGKIGEANLQRLILLDQQGHNFSAAATCALEFEEISLSQGAGRHEDLNAAQVRCTYLNALAGFLALSSAEIPAAHVHVGDAGLAQLAAHFAEVFAWPLAVVVDEPAAGPDTVCNRQEEWCFSLNGNGERLRLREAHTGRPVSDMLFSLMLQQQDGSAVQIFNWLMAALAGTMPARRGVLTLAGVQPRFAEFARMKGLASWFGFDGRGGIIDSAWQAQPDALLTLARVLPRLASLAPADWQAGALGRQFFSCPAGLKAGLMRRLLEHFAEQVTGISDGVRLGGGWDWVIVRPCAGMAALELFYWENAGHRADSLIARVWHRLQEWRQEREDKLDPERWE